tgtggaccAAGAGGATGCAATCACAATGATGAGAAACAAGTCacaataaaatcacatccaaaATGGGTAGTATATATCACCTTGGCTCTTTTAAATAGATCCCTGATACGAGCAGAACCAACACCAACTAAAACTTCAACAAATTCAGATCCAGCCATTTGGTAAAATGGAACACCAGCTTCGCCAGCTATGGCCTTTGCAACCAGGGTCTGGAAAAGCATGAGTACATGTCAGAATCTGACTGGCAATTTTCACACACAATTTTCAAAACTATAGGATTATAGCTAACCTTGCCACATCCAGGAGGGCCTTCCAAAAGAACTCCATGTGGAGGTTTTATCCCCATTTTATCAAACAGATCTGGGTTCTTCAAGTACCTCACCAACTAGTCATCAGACATTACCGATGTCAATAagcttttcattttaattacaATCAGGCATTACatttaaaatgaaacaaaacataaaacatattTCCCATACAAAAAGAATGAAACAAATAGCATAAATTTACCAGAAATTTCAAGAAACATAAAATAGAGAATCAAGATGAAGGAAAATTTGTCATGAACaattgaagaaaagaagataaccatcaaacttttcaaccaaaaaaaaaaaaattcagaccTTTAAGCGTTTTGAAATAACGTAATTGAAACAATATGGAAACACTGCCCAGTAGTTTGTTTAGAACTAACAACCATTAAGAGTATTATcataacatttttcaattaaaacttcatcaaacagtaaaaggaaaagagatAAATCACTTCTCTCTCAAAGAAAGGAAAGCAAGCATGCACAATTATTTATGATGTCTCTACAAGAATGGCATATTCAAAACCTCTTGGAGTTCCTCTACCGCTTCATCTATCCCAGCCACATCACCAAACTTTACTCCTGTAGAACCCTGAAAGAAAGTCattccaaaaatagaaaattaagaATACAATCTagaatttttaacaaatttggaACAATGAGCAAAGGAATATTCTTAAGAAACTAACGTCAACGCGAGCTTCTGCTTTAGATCGTGAAAAATCAATCCCTTGCCACAGATCCTGAATGTTGAAGAGAGCATATTAAGTAAGACCCTTGCTGATGAAATCCATGGTCCAAATCAATCATATAATTAGCAAATGAAAGATAAAATtaggaactaaaaaaattaagcaacaTTTACCCACTTCCTGAAGTTCTTAGGTCTTCTCGAAAGTGTGAAACGAACAAGAAGAACCATAGTCAAAAGGACAAGCAGAATTGGTTTTGCCATCTCAAGGCTGGCAGACACACCACCAAAAGTGTAAAATTCACTGATCTTGGAGAAAATTCCTCCATCACTGAATAGATCAACAAGATTATCCCAAACTCTCTCCAAAACTCCAAATATGAGACCAAGAAAAAGCTTTAGAAAGGGTTTGACTACAGGCCACACAACATATGCAGTCACCACAAAGATGAAACTGGTAACAGCAAACACAGCCGATGCCAGGAAACCTCCTACGACAATTCCTGCAGCTGCCATCACAGCTGTCACAACTCCAAGCTCTACCATCATTCTGCTAGATATGGAAGATGCCACTGGATGAGGGTACTCTGGTACTTTTCCCACCCAAGACTGCAGCAGAAGATTCaagaaggaaaatatatatagtcaaaAGAAGGATCTCCCAACTTCTTAACTTATGTTTTATGTCTAATTGTCCATGCCAACTCACAATGTATTGTATGATGCAAATATTGTGTCAATGGAATATTGAGGTGCAGAAATGGCTGCAACACTGAATCTAAGAGAACATAAACCAACTCTAAGTCAATGCTAGATGCTGAAATAAAGATCACcacgcccccccccccccccccccaaccaaaaaaaaaaagaataagaagaaggtgTTTATATGCAAGAATTTGAATTGATTtgtttattgaaataaaacattCATTCAATCTTCCATGTATTCTTTAAAGATTTTCCATTTGAACCTcagtttcaaatttcaaacttctTTGCCTCTGTTTAGTCACTCACTCGCCACTTCATACAACGACTGATTATTTGATCCACAAGTAATGATTGGCGAATCGATTTCaatagagttaaaaaaaaataaaaagatttatcACCATAGTATGTCTCTCAATTTCATATCGTGGACCTGTGTACTCCTCCAAAAGAGCTTGAGCTTCATTCTCATTCAGTCTCATGGCCCTACAAAGACACAAATATTATCAACAAACTGTATacaaaaaaccacaaaaacatTAACTTTTAAGTTGATTGATGGGGAATCTTTACCATTTTGTTCTATGCAACCTCTTGTCACCCGGTATCTCTTTCAACTCCACAATAAATTCCCTATACCCATTAATATACAATACGCTGTTATCCTCCTTCAAAGTCAATAACTTAATTTTATCATTCTTCATTGCTTTCTGAAACTCCTCAAAGCTCATTCTCGGCAACTCCTCCAAATTCTTATCGAATTCCTCTTCTTCTGATAACTGGGTCCCGAAAATTTGCTCAGGCACATAGAGCTTCCCTCTATACTCCCTCAAAATATCCTTCAAATACACAGCTTCATCCACCACTGCACTCTCATTCCCACCCTCTATGCCCTCTTTCTTCGCTTTCGACCTCAAATTCAACCTTTTTGCCACGAATTCAATAACACCCTCATTGGAACTCTTGCCCAaatcctctttttctttcaaagtGTACAATTTGTTGCCTCTTAGGTACTTGGGCTCAACCTGGCTTGGGTTCTCCTTCAAAACCCTGGTCACAAAATCATCTTTTGTGGTTTCACTAGTTTCACCAGGCTGTGAGGAGGACTCTGAGTTGGACTTACAAAAGACTGTGAATGAACTAAGAAACAAAGGTGAATGAACTCGATTTCTTCTAGTGAAACTCAAACCATTGGAGTGAATGAGAATTGTGTGTGGCCTTTTAAGGTGGGTGTTGGGTTTGGAATGGTGTAGCTTAGGAATGGATAGAATACCAATGGAGGTCATTGTTTCAGCTGAATTGGGCACTAGGGTTTATCAAAttatgggttttttattttgaagactTACACTGAGAATGTGACACTTTGTGCTCATTTTTTGAGTGAAATGGGCAAAAGGGTTTTATGAAATCGGGGTTTTTGATGGTTGAATTGAGAGTGTGAACAGGCAATCACAGAACATTGTGTCTATAAGCAAGACTGTTGGAAAGTCGAAACATTGAGAGGTTTTTTCTGTTTTATCCGAATCCGAGGTTTCTAAGCGGTTATGTGGCTTTATGGGTCGGGCTGTAATGGGTAATTGGGTATTCTATATTTCTATGTGCTGGTAACTTTGTATAAAGTTGCGATTTTCAATTATGTTTTGTAGGTTTTAAtttcgtgtcaaatttgattgtattttttcAATCATTTCCCTGTATATTTGCGGGAGTCAATGTAATGGATTCAATGTGTGAAATTGGTGAAGAACTATGAAGATAGAACATTTCGCAACTGACTCACGAGTAGAGTAACTCGCGAAAGGTTATGTGAGGAGCACATATTGGAAGTGAAGGGTTCAAATGTGATGGCATCTCGCTAGTGGCTATCGACTTGGCCAACTCGTGACCTGATTCGCTAGATGCACTATCATCCTGTTTGTGTGTCTTTCCTTatttctttacccacactatataaacccacattacccacgaaattgtaaggaaaattccaaagagaaaatcccaaaaatccatttgagagttagagattacaTACCTACAATCCTCTACacatttttcttagttttcctTTACTTCTACCTCTCTAATTTCATATCCTTTAAGAGATTCTTAGCCGAAACACACACCTCACACATTTTGAGTGTTGTGGGTTGTTTTGGAGCTTTTGggaagggatttttttttttccaaaataacaTTGAAtctcaaacaattttgttagtcaacacgttttcaaaacaatttagCAAACTAATATCTTGAGTATAAGGGAGTCGATTTTGTTATGGTAAATCAAGTGTGACAAACTTGAGTttcttggaactcgagtcttcAAGGCTCGTTTTCCCTGAGATGTCCAACAAAACATCATCAAACCCCTTTCcagagaagaaaatgaatgacctagagaagaaaatgaaggaattaGAGGAAAAAGGACCTTCGTTGTCGCCACTGGAACCTTCGCCGTTGCTGCCTGGGTTCAGTCTGAGTTGAACGATTTAGGTTAGGGAGATCTGAGTTTGTTGTTTCTTCGTGTTTCTTGTTTGGTTTCTTCGGATCTTCgcgtttcttgtttgtttttcttcttcgtTGGTCTGGGTTTCTGGGTTCTTCCTTCTGGTTCTTATTCGTGTAGTTTGGGTTTCCTCATTGTGGCTTCGTTTGATCtctttatggaactcgagtctgtAATGCTCGATTTCCATGCATAAAACTCAAGTCTATAATGCTCGATTTAGCGCTACAAAATCGAGTTCCTTacactcgagatgttagtttgctaaatagttttgaaaacgtgctaactaacaaaattgtttgagttttagtgttattttgaaaaaaaaaaaatccttttggGAAGGATTGGGTCATGCCATTCTATGGTGCATGCAATTGGTGATAATTGTGAAATCCGAGAAGCCAATGAAGACAAAGCTCGGTGAAATCCGTTGGTAGCTGGGATTCAGAGGGTCTAAGTACAGAAAGTAGtctaggtttggagggtctataTTGTAatccttgtactccaacttattcactaatGGATTGATTTGGCTTGAAGGGTCACGGAGAAGTTTTTACGCCAAGCACTTCGATTCTCCTTTTCGATAATACATCACcgtattatcttgtgtttgtatctctcttcccttactcctTGTGTTTTATACTTAATTGTTAATTTTGTAATCCCATGCACTAGGTAGTAGTCCTCATTAATTGTGCATTGTTTACTCTTATTCCACACTTAATTaagtaaattaaaaacaattaagccGTAATTAAACAAGCTTTAGTAGTTTTATTATCGAGCTTTCACTTTGGTTTGTCTAAGGATTTTTAGCAAACAACATGTGAGACATAAAATGCTTGGAAATTTGGAATACTGTCAAAACATTACCTATGCTTCTTggtgtttcaactttcaaatataaattcaaatctcCCAACTCTAATTGTAACTGTAGGGTCACGATTTTCAGGCCAAGCTCAAGATGCATGGGACCTTAGACCAGCGAACTcggtacaataaatttgtagaaagtgggccaaagagctagaCTTTAGTGTATGGACAACGGTTATCACGGTTAAGTTGGGACGGACTGAGTTTTCCAGAAAAGATTGGTCCTCAGCATGGTCCGGGAAGCTTTTTCTGGTGCCTCTGGTGTGTTGGGGGGATGGTTCCCCGCCCCTTCTGTTTCCCTCCATTCccttttatagtagtttccttcctCATGGATGGGGTTCCTGGGgtagatacttgtcccatcagcccttccctccagttgttgggagtggttgtaaaggcagaaaagcatggccatgtcaggcacaaggcactaAACGTAATGATGGCAGTATTTCCCtcaaacatttcccttttcTCTATTGTCCTTTCAGCTTTTAGTACTTGTCTTGTTCCGTGGAATATTCAGGAGTGTCATTGCCAATAGCAGGTTGCCTTCTTTATCCTCAGCTACATCCATGCCAAGAAGGATTCTCCCcgtggccgaggaggggtttttctttgggctgggcccttggcccaatgtaGGCATTGACATGGGCCCCcgggtcttttaccccccacagtaactatcaaattatctaaAAGAAATGTTGTTTGTTCATTTAACTTGAGCTTATAAgctcagtttttaatttttagctttttatatacaactttttaaaacctagttttttttttttttttttttcaaaatacgaGTATACTTTACcacacttttaacaaaaaaatttcaacaaaaaactaaataagttgttcccaaataGACACCGATGTGtgatacaaaaatatatatatatatagacatatGGTTACCAAACAACTTTAATACAATATAATTCTGAACACaacaattttcatgatttttcttataattgctAACATAATATATTGTGATTAATGCtaataaaattgatatcaaTATATAGACTCATGTGGCCAAGAACCTTTGTAGCTTAAGTTGGCACCTCTGTGAGTTAAGAACATTTAGagttaaaatttttcatttcgGTTGTAAGTAGTTGtaactataaaattatcaaaatataataGACTTATGTGAAATAATTATTATTCAAAGCATAATTTATCATGTTAATGTTTAATAAGACGAGTATAATAGtcaatcaagattttttttttttttttttgagaaacagtcAATCAAGATTTAAGATCACATAACATTTAGCAAACATTCCATGAGGTAATAGATAAGTATGTGCAAAGAGTCCTAGAGTAATATGACATAAACACCACGTTAGTCCCTATAGTTATAGTGTCTTTGAAGTGTTTTTGGAGTGGTTTTGCTTTTTGAAGATGTGTCCTACTTTTGAACAAGATATtgttaagaaaatcaaaatctcaTTGTAAATCAATGGTGGAGTTGAAAAATGCTAGTATCAATTATACACTAGTTAAAATCgtgaattttcattttaattggATCGTATTATTATAAGCCTTATTGCATACAAATGTCATGTATAACCTGAATAGATAGAATCTATATATTATATGGActaactactaaaaaaaatagttgtaaCTGTCACATTCAGGTGATTATCATTATGACTAACACTTGCAAAAATTGTGgcataattttctaaaaatttaaatttgcttGGCTAGAAAACAAACCTATCCATATGAACTATAAAGTGCGAATAAAGCAATGAATATTGAAATATTCTAAAAGCAAAACCTATTATGATGGGacacatatattaataaaacataTTGTGGTCATAATGATTTGACAAATCTTGTTCTATAAATTTGCATAAATAGCTATAATTCTCTATAATAAGTCATAACGTAGCACGAGAGGGATTGGgttatcattatttattttattttatttttataattgggGTTATCAGGATCAAGTCAAGAACCcttcctttctcaaaaaaaaaaaaaaaaaaaaaaaaaagagtcaagaACCCTTCTGTCTGTGACAATATCCATTCATATTCCACACCTGCCGCCCTCAAAATACTATttaaaagattatttttgttcctAAAATATGGGTTATTTCCTATTTTcagaattaaaatttaattttcatccctaaaagtttaaaaaatctatatttCATCTTTCCATTCAATCCTATTAagttttagggaaaaaattgaacataaattatttttcaaagataaaaataaaatctaaactatattttttccactaaaataaaatataattttggatTTCATGAAAATATGTTAGATacactaaacaaaaaaataataataataataacatgaaAAGATAAAGTAAgtgacaatttacattttcaagaaaaaaattttaaaaaaaaattaaagataaaaatagaaCATGTACCATGTTTCAAGGACTAAACTAATAGTACTatttttgacatcatttttggaacaagaaaattttaataataatgcaGTTTGGCCTTTTGTTCCCGGCAACaactactttttcaaaaagtaataTATTTTTGGCTAGTTAGATGGTGACTCTTTCTGTCTTGTTTAACAAAACCTCCCAAGAAAAGCATATCTAAAGTGTTAGTtccctcatctctctctcttccctttctttCTATGACTGCTAATCAGTTTTCAGTTATAGACAACATAGAGGcctagaaagaaagaaaggaacatATAGTTTAAGAAATACCCATTAAACTATAAGTGAATGCTTCTTTCTTTCCAGTTTTGCATAGTTTCTTTGTGCATGATTCATTGGTTTGGTAGTATTTATTAGAttggtatttatttttcatGGAAAGGGAATGTGTGTCATCTTTGGATGGCATCTATGAGGAAGAGATACATCAGCACCTTCAATTCTCGTCCTTAGTGAAGTCACAGAACAATGTGGTCGTGCAGGAAAACTCTCCAACCAGCGTCCATGAACTTCTCGAATGTCCTGTCTGTACCAATTCTATGTACCCTCCAATCCACCAGGTGTGTCGCTTTCTTCAATTATATTAATGGGTTGCTTTCAAATTTTGatctttattgttattttagtaCTTTTTGCTGGTTCCATTTGTGTGATTTTGATGTGGGAGATCATCTAATTGGTTTGGGTGAGTGGAAATGTAAAATTTGTGGgatttggggattttaatgatgCAAGtttgtttagagagagagagaatcgtGGCATGTATTTATCAGTGTTCTATTTCATGAGAAACTTTTTCAGTGGTTTGGGATTGGAGTAATTTCATGTGTTTGGGGATTTGGCGAACTGGGTATGGGATTTTCTGCATTTGAAGAATATGGTATAATTGTAGAATGGGTCTTTTATAGTAATGGAACACGGgctttctaattttctttttcttgcttgaAGGATGTTgagagtgatttatgttatgtCTTGCTTTGAATGTATGCAGTGCAACTATGATATTAAAGATAGATTATTTGTTTGATGGTAATGTTGATTCTGGGGGGAAGTTTTTAtatcttctttattttgtttggcaGCCGGTTCTACATCACATTCTGGGGGATGCACCTAAAGGGAATAATCTattgtaggaaatttttttagtttggatTTAGGGTCAGGAACATATAAACGCATAGCCTTATTGTAACATTTTAATCTAGCCATTTTCATTGCAtgttttgtgtatttattttcCTTCGTCTCTTCTGTGATGCATATACTTAGATACTTGCTAGATTTTAAGCATACCCCTATCTTTAAATTACCATTTGAGATTTTCACTTGGAAATTATCTTCATGATAtgactaaaatatatatatgatcaagCATATTTGAGCTTTCTGTTGAAACATTGATTAACTTGTATAAGCCtaacattttaaacaaatttcGGAAGCTTTTTCAAAGATGCAATGCTTCACTCTCATATAATCATCCTTCCTTTGTTTGGTCCAAGCCACTATCATTTCTTAGAAAACTATTGAAAGTATAGAAGCTATATAAGATCGCATTTGGTAGTGCTGAAAAGTTGTCTAACTTCGCTAATCTTGTATTTAAGAGCGTCTCTGGCTGCTGTATATTCTGATCATAGCATTCAATCTTAAAAATTCAAGGTTTTCTTAATATGATGTAACTTATGTTCTTCTTAGTTCTGCTTTGTTGGAAATAGCTGACTGCTGACTATATATTTTTGCAGTGCCACAATGGACATACACTGTGTTCTACCTGTAAAACAAGGGTACAAAACCGGTGCCCCACTTGTAGACAAGAGCTTGGAGATATTAGGTGTCTGGCATTGGAGAAGGTGGCAGAGTCACTTGAACTGCCCTGCAAGTATGACTTCTTGGGATGCATAGAGATTTTCCCCTACTACAGCAAACTTAAGCATGAGGCTCAGTGTAACTTTAGACCATACAATTGCCCATATGCTGGATCTGAGTGTCCTGCTGTTGGAGATATCCCTTTTCTGATAACCCATCTGCGGGACGATCACAAGGTAGACATGCACTCTGGCTGCACATTCAATCACCGCTATGTCAAGTCTAATCCCCGTGAAGTAGAGAATGCAACCTGGATGCTTACGGTAAGTGGAGATTGTTTTTGAAGTTTCCATTTGgtgattcaaaattttttttttcaactttcaatatGCCAGATTTTTCTTCTGCATCTTAGAATATTTGCAGGCCCTCCAGGCTCCAACCGCTTTGTTATAATTTGGTGACATTTAAGGATTTAGGAATCAGAGGCACCAGGATCAAATATGGAAAATGGTGTGATAAAAGAGACaattaagcatttttttttctcaaattattcaagaaaacaaataaaatatgagtttaagAAAAGAATTAATTTTGCAAATAAGAAGATTATGATTGCTATCCATTCTTTGTTGCTGTTAAGGCCATGTTTAAGATAGGcaagaaaaaaaggaataatGCATTGGTGGCTTTAGACAATGGCTACCAATGTCATATACACATGCCTGGAAGAAGTAAGAACTGACAGCAGCTTTTACCTGtatcttgtataaaatttttctttcaattaatgCAAAACTTGACATAACCTTGAAGCACTCCAATctgcaaaataagttttaatgaaGATTATTGATTATTTTTGGCACTAATGGAACTTGGTATGATGTTTTTGCATTCCTAAGTTCCgaccttcctcttttttttttttttttttcttcttttttggtcaggtttttaattgttttggtCAATACTTCTGCCTGCACTTTGAGGCCTTCCTGCTTGGTGCAGCCCCAGTTTACATGGCATTCCTTCGTTTCATGGGTGATGAGACTGAGTCCCGGAACTACAGCTACAGTTTAGAGGTAGGGGCAAATGGCAGGAAACTGATATGGGAAGGCACCCCTCGAAGCATTCGGGATAGCCATAGGAAGGTTAGGGACAGTCATGATGGCCTAATAATCCAGCGTAACATGGCACTTTTTTTCTCTGGTGGAGAGCGAAAGGAGCTAAAGCTTCGGGTTACAGGACGTATATGTAAGGAACAACAGAATCCAGATGGAGGGGTGTGCATACCCAATGTTTGCAGTTGAGGTATCTCAAAATCATGTGTTCTTCAGCCTTCCTGTATTAGTATATAGTCCTGCATGCGTTGATGCTTGCTGCATCTTGTTGTGTCAAATGTACACTAAACCCATGTTGTTGCTGTAACTGATTAGATACTGAAGGATTCAGTttttgtataattaaaaaagctgtttttttctttcttttctttttcttttttctttttgtattttgtagttGTATTGACACTTAAGACGGTTTACATAAGAtgtaatttctctctctcccatcACAAACACACAAGATTTCCAGGTGGTTGATATAATGGAATACCTGCAAAGATGCTTTCGAGAAACATTACAAGCCAAGTGCAAACAGTTACTTGcagtgataatttttttagctgTCCATTAGGATCATAGACAATATCTGTGCACGTACAGTTTGTAAACAAATGTATATCATCATATACATGAGAGCTTTTTTCTCCCAACATCTCATTAAGTGAGTGATGCACTGAAAATGGCATTTGGACAAAGTATGGTTGGAACTTGGCCACCAATATTTTAGTTAGAATGTCCAGTTTTTAGAACATTGTTTTTTTAAGGACTAGTACCTTGAAAGTGGTTCAACAAATTCAGTTACAAAAGCAACTCTACATGCAAAAACCATGGCACGTCATAAATAGTCATTATCCTATTTTCATAAGCTTGGAAATGCAATTTTGAGCAATAAGAGGGTAATTTATTTCAGAGATTTCAATCTACTCTTTACAATTTACAAACTATCCTAGCCCTGTCTATTACTTCACCCCTTCATTGTTACTCTGCTATTATTCTATTACCACTTGGGACTTCAGTGAGTTAGGACTGGGGTTCCTTTAATTACATATTACTGCAACCACAAAACCTATGTAGCGGTAACAAAACTGGAGGCAGGAGGTATATCATACTGCACAGCAGGTCTCAAAATTTACAAGGCGTCCGGACTCCATTTGAAATCTCGTACTTGCCTTTAAGCTGTTTCTTCCCCTCTACAGATTATATATTTCAgtctctttctctgtctctctctgaTGGTTACCATCAAACTCATTCCctacaaatgattttttttttttttagtttctttgcCCTCTAgttcttgaaagttgaaacattaCATGCTTTTACAGTAACTATACAAGAAATTTGACGCATGTTttggtaaaaagtaaaaactacaTTGCAGAGCTCTTTTTAAGTTAAAACCTACAGGACTTTTGAGTTAAATCTACATTGCAGATCTCATCCAATAGATTgcattaaaaattcaaaaataatttacagTTTCATAAAATTCTGTTTTTGTAGCAAACACCTCAGCATGAAGCAATGGAGCTATGACTACTTGGCACTACCATACAAATTTACATTTACGCCAAGTAGTACCATACAATTTACATTTAGGTAACGCCCACCTAATTATGGCTCAAAGTTCTT
This DNA window, taken from Quercus robur chromosome 2, dhQueRobu3.1, whole genome shotgun sequence, encodes the following:
- the LOC126713293 gene encoding probable inactive ATP-dependent zinc metalloprotease FTSHI 1, chloroplastic isoform X2, whose protein sequence is MTSIGILSIPKLHHSKPNTHLKRPHTILIHSNGLSFTRRNRVHSPLFLSSFTVFCKSNSESSSQPGETSETTKDDFVTRVLKENPSQVEPKYLRGNKLYTLKEKEDLGKSSNEGVIEFVAKRLNLRSKAKKEGIEGGNESAVVDEAVYLKDILREYRGKLYVPEQIFGTQLSEEEEFDKNLEELPRMSFEEFQKAMKNDKIKLLTLKEDNSVLYINGYREFIVELKEIPGDKRLHRTKWAMRLNENEAQALLEEYTGPRYEIERHTMSWVGKVPEYPHPVASSISSRMMVELGVVTAVMAAAGIVVGGFLASAVFAVTSFIFVVTAYVVWPVVKPFLKLFLGLIFGVLERVWDNLVDLFSDGGIFSKISEFYTFGGVSASLEMAKPILLVLLTMVLLVRFTLSRRPKNFRKWDLWQGIDFSRSKAEARVDGSTGVKFGDVAGIDEAVEELQELVRYLKNPDLFDKMGIKPPHGVLLEGPPGCGKTLVAKAIAGEAGVPFYQMAGSEFVEVLVGVGSARIRDLFKRAKVNKPSVIFIDEIDALATRRQGIFKESTDHLYNAATQERETTLNQLLIELDGFDTGKGVIFLAATNRRDLLDPALLRPGRFDRKIRIRPPSAKGRTEILKIHASKVKMSETVDLSVYAQNLPGWTGAKLAQLVQEAALVAVRKGHRSILQSDMDDAVDRLTVGPKRVGIELGHQGQCRRATTEVGVAMTSHLLRRYENAKVECCDRISIVPRALVIHRDESYPETLSQLVFNRLDDESYMFERQPQLLHRLQVLLGGRAAEEVIYGRDTSMASVGYLADASWLARKILTIWNLENPMVIHGEPPPWRKNVKFVGPRLDFEGSLYDDYGLIEPPVNFNLDDQVAERTEGLIRDMYGRTVDLLRRHHAALLKAVKVLVDQKEISGKEIDFILNKYPSQTPISLLLEEENPGSLPFNKQEEEQELEYALLSPSKGET
- the LOC126713293 gene encoding probable inactive ATP-dependent zinc metalloprotease FTSHI 1, chloroplastic isoform X1, which produces MTSIGILSIPKLHHSKPNTHLKRPHTILIHSNGLSFTRRNRVHSPLFLSSFTVFCKSNSESSSQPGETSETTKDDFVTRVLKENPSQVEPKYLRGNKLYTLKEKEDLGKSSNEGVIEFVAKRLNLRSKAKKEGIEGGNESAVVDEAVYLKDILREYRGKLYVPEQIFGTQLSEEEEFDKNLEELPRMSFEEFQKAMKNDKIKLLTLKEDNSVLYINGYREFIVELKEIPGDKRLHRTKWAMRLNENEAQALLEEYTGPRYEIERHTMSWVGKVPEYPHPVASSISSRMMVELGVVTAVMAAAGIVVGGFLASAVFAVTSFIFVVTAYVVWPVVKPFLKLFLGLIFGVLERVWDNLVDLFSDGGIFSKISEFYTFGGVSASLEMAKPILLVLLTMVLLVRFTLSRRPKNFRKWDLWQGIDFSRSKAEARVDGSTGVKFGDVAGIDEAVEELQELVRYLKNPDLFDKMGIKPPHGVLLEGPPGCGKTLVAKAIAGEAGVPFYQMAGSEFVEVLVGVGSARIRDLFKRAKVNKPSVIFIDEIDALATRRQGIFKESTDHLYNAATQERETTLNQLLIELDGFDTGKGVIFLAATNRRDLLDPALLRPGRFDRKIRIRPPSAKGRTEILKIHASKVKMSETVDLSVYAQNLPGWTGAKLAQLVQEAALVAVRKGHRSILQSDMDDAVDRLTVGPKRVGIELGHQGQCRRATTEVGVAMTSHLLRRYENAKVECCDRISIVPRALVIHRDESYPETLSQLVFNRLDDESYMFERQPQLLHRLQVLLGGRAAEEVIYGRDTSMASVGYLADASWLARPFFLFNRWNLENPMVIHGEPPPWRKNVKFVGPRLDFEGSLYDDYGLIEPPVNFNLDDQVAERTEGLIRDMYGRTVDLLRRHHAALLKAVKVLVDQKEISGKEIDFILNKYPSQTPISLLLEEENPGSLPFNKQEEEQELEYALLSPSKGET
- the LOC126713293 gene encoding probable inactive ATP-dependent zinc metalloprotease FTSHI 1, chloroplastic isoform X3, with protein sequence MTSIGILSIPKLHHSKPNTHLKRPHTILIHSNGLSFTRRNRVHSPLFLSSFTVFCKSNSESSSQPGETSETTKDDFVTRVLKENPSQVEPKYLRGNKLYTLKEKEDLGKSSNEGVIEFVAKRLNLRSKAKKEGIEGGNESAVVDEAVYLKDILREYRGKLYVPEQIFGTQLSEEEEFDKNLEELPRMSFEEFQKAMKNDKIKLLTLKEDNSVLYINGYREFIVELKEIPGDKRLHRTKWAMRLNENEAQALLEEYTGPRYEIERHTMSWVGKVPEYPHPVASSISSRMMVELGVVTAVMAAAGIVVGGFLASAVFAVTSFIFVVTAYVVWPVVKPFLKLFLGLIFGVLERVWDNLVDLFSDGGIFSKISEFYTFGGVSASLEMAKPILLVLLTMVLLVRFTLSRRPKNFRKWDLWQGIDFSRSKAEARVDGSTGVKFGDVAGIDEAVEELQELVRYLKNPDLFDKMGIKPPHGVLLEGPPGCGKTLVAKAIAGEAGVPFYQMAGSEFVEVLVGVGSARIRDLFKRAKVNKPSVIFIDEIDALATRRQGIFKESTDHLYNAATQERETTLNQLLIELDGFDTGKGVIFLAATNRRDLLDPALLRPGRFDRKIRIRPPSAKGRTEILKIHASKVKMSETVDLSVYAQNLPGWTGAKLAQLVQEAALVAVRKGHRSILQSDMDDAVDRLTVGPKRVGIELGHQGQCRRATTEVGVAMTSHLLRRYENAKVECCDRISIVPRGQTLSQLVFNRLDDESYMFERQPQLLHRLQVLLGGRAAEEVIYGRDTSMASVGYLADASWLARPFFLFNRWNLENPMVIHGEPPPWRKNVKFVGPRLDFEGSLYDDYGLIEPPVNFNLDDQVAERTEGLIRDMYGRTVDLLRRHHAALLKAVKVLVDQKEISGKEIDFILNKYPSQTPISLLLEEENPGSLPFNKQEEEQELEYALLSPSKGET